A genomic window from Panthera tigris isolate Pti1 chromosome B4, P.tigris_Pti1_mat1.1, whole genome shotgun sequence includes:
- the TMEM19 gene encoding transmembrane protein 19 isoform X3 — protein MSMTASTYYGNLQPISPWRWLFSVVVPVLIVSNGFKKKSLDHSGALGGLVVGFILTIANYSFFTSLLMFFLSSSKLTKWKGEIKKRLDSEYKEGGQRNWIQVFCNGAVPTELALLYMIENGPGEIPIDFSKQYTASWMCLSLLAALACSAGDTWASEVGTVLSKSPPRLITTWEKVPVGTNGGVTVVGLASSLLGGTFVGITYFLTQLVFVNDLDISAPQWPIIAFGGLAGLLGSVVDSYLGATMQFTGLDESTGMVVNSPVNEVKYIAGKPILDNNAVNLFSSVLIALLLPTAACHFWPSE, from the exons ATGTCTATGACTGCAAGCACCTATTATG gtAATTTACAGCCTATTTCTCCTTGGCGTTGGCTGTTTTCTGTTGTCGTTCCTGTTTTGATTGTCTCTAATGGCTTTAAGAAGAAAAGTCTAGACCACAGTGGGGCTTTAGgag GACTTGTGGTTGGATTTATCCTAACCATTGCAAATTACAGCTTTTTTACCTCTTTgctgatgtttttcctttcttcttcaaaacTCACTAAatggaagggagaaataaagaagCGTCTAGATTCAGAATACAAAGAAG GCGGGCAGAGGAATTGGATTCAGGTATTCTGTAATGGAGCTGTGCCTACAGAGCTGGCCCTGCTGTATATGATAGAAAATGGCCCCGGGGAAATCCCAATAGATTTTTCCAAGCAGTACACTGCTTCCTGGATGTGTTTGTCTCTCTTGGCTGCACTGGCCTGCTCTGCTGGAGACACGTGGGCTTCAGAAGTTGGCACCGTTCTGAGTAAAAGCCCGCCAAGGCTAATAACAACCTGGGAAAAAGTTCCAGTTG GGACCAATGGAGGGGTCACAGTGGTGGGCCTTGCCTCCAGTCTCCTTGGTGGTACCTTTGTGGGCATCACGTACTTCCTCACACAGTTGGTTTTTGTTAATGATTTGGACATTTCTGCTCCCCAGTGGCCAATTATTGCATTTGGGGGTCTGGCTGGATTACTAGGATCAGTTGTAGACTCATACTTAGGAGCTACAATGCAATTTACTG GTTTAGATGAAAGCACTGGCATGGTGGTCAACAGCCCAGTGAATGAGGTGAAGTACATAGCAGGGAAACCGATTCTTGATAACAATGCAGtgaatctgttttcttctgtCCTTATTGCCCTCTTGCTCCCAACTGCTGCTTGCCATTTTTGGCCCAGCGAGtga
- the TMEM19 gene encoding transmembrane protein 19 isoform X1 gives MTDLNDNICKKYIKMITNIVILSLIICISLAFWIMSMTASTYYGNLQPISPWRWLFSVVVPVLIVSNGFKKKSLDHSGALGGLVVGFILTIANYSFFTSLLMFFLSSSKLTKWKGEIKKRLDSEYKEGGQRNWIQVFCNGAVPTELALLYMIENGPGEIPIDFSKQYTASWMCLSLLAALACSAGDTWASEVGTVLSKSPPRLITTWEKVPVGTNGGVTVVGLASSLLGGTFVGITYFLTQLVFVNDLDISAPQWPIIAFGGLAGLLGSVVDSYLGATMQFTGLDESTGMVVNSPVNEVKYIAGKPILDNNAVNLFSSVLIALLLPTAACHFWPSE, from the exons ATGACAGATCTTAACGacaatatatgcaaaaaatatataaagatgatCACTAATATAGTTATATTGAGCctgatcatttgcatttctttagctTTCTGGATTATGTCTATGACTGCAAGCACCTATTATG gtAATTTACAGCCTATTTCTCCTTGGCGTTGGCTGTTTTCTGTTGTCGTTCCTGTTTTGATTGTCTCTAATGGCTTTAAGAAGAAAAGTCTAGACCACAGTGGGGCTTTAGgag GACTTGTGGTTGGATTTATCCTAACCATTGCAAATTACAGCTTTTTTACCTCTTTgctgatgtttttcctttcttcttcaaaacTCACTAAatggaagggagaaataaagaagCGTCTAGATTCAGAATACAAAGAAG GCGGGCAGAGGAATTGGATTCAGGTATTCTGTAATGGAGCTGTGCCTACAGAGCTGGCCCTGCTGTATATGATAGAAAATGGCCCCGGGGAAATCCCAATAGATTTTTCCAAGCAGTACACTGCTTCCTGGATGTGTTTGTCTCTCTTGGCTGCACTGGCCTGCTCTGCTGGAGACACGTGGGCTTCAGAAGTTGGCACCGTTCTGAGTAAAAGCCCGCCAAGGCTAATAACAACCTGGGAAAAAGTTCCAGTTG GGACCAATGGAGGGGTCACAGTGGTGGGCCTTGCCTCCAGTCTCCTTGGTGGTACCTTTGTGGGCATCACGTACTTCCTCACACAGTTGGTTTTTGTTAATGATTTGGACATTTCTGCTCCCCAGTGGCCAATTATTGCATTTGGGGGTCTGGCTGGATTACTAGGATCAGTTGTAGACTCATACTTAGGAGCTACAATGCAATTTACTG GTTTAGATGAAAGCACTGGCATGGTGGTCAACAGCCCAGTGAATGAGGTGAAGTACATAGCAGGGAAACCGATTCTTGATAACAATGCAGtgaatctgttttcttctgtCCTTATTGCCCTCTTGCTCCCAACTGCTGCTTGCCATTTTTGGCCCAGCGAGtga
- the TMEM19 gene encoding transmembrane protein 19 isoform X2, whose translation MTDLNDNICKKYIKMITNIVILSLIICISLAFWIMSMTASTYYGNLQPISPWRWLFSVVVPVLIVSNGFKKKSLDHSGALGGLVVGFILTIANYSFFTSLLMFFLSSSKLTKWKGEIKKRLDSEYKEGGQRNWIQVFCNGAVPTELALLYMIENGPGEIPIDFSKQYTASWMCLSLLAALACSAGDTWASEVGTVLSKSPPRLITTWEKVPVGTNGGVTVVGLASSLLGGTFVGITYFLTQLVFVNDLDISAPQWPIIAFGGLAGLLGSVVDSYLGATMQFTAPGHHALSAEIFPLVGHPYWTGFKTTS comes from the exons ATGACAGATCTTAACGacaatatatgcaaaaaatatataaagatgatCACTAATATAGTTATATTGAGCctgatcatttgcatttctttagctTTCTGGATTATGTCTATGACTGCAAGCACCTATTATG gtAATTTACAGCCTATTTCTCCTTGGCGTTGGCTGTTTTCTGTTGTCGTTCCTGTTTTGATTGTCTCTAATGGCTTTAAGAAGAAAAGTCTAGACCACAGTGGGGCTTTAGgag GACTTGTGGTTGGATTTATCCTAACCATTGCAAATTACAGCTTTTTTACCTCTTTgctgatgtttttcctttcttcttcaaaacTCACTAAatggaagggagaaataaagaagCGTCTAGATTCAGAATACAAAGAAG GCGGGCAGAGGAATTGGATTCAGGTATTCTGTAATGGAGCTGTGCCTACAGAGCTGGCCCTGCTGTATATGATAGAAAATGGCCCCGGGGAAATCCCAATAGATTTTTCCAAGCAGTACACTGCTTCCTGGATGTGTTTGTCTCTCTTGGCTGCACTGGCCTGCTCTGCTGGAGACACGTGGGCTTCAGAAGTTGGCACCGTTCTGAGTAAAAGCCCGCCAAGGCTAATAACAACCTGGGAAAAAGTTCCAGTTG GGACCAATGGAGGGGTCACAGTGGTGGGCCTTGCCTCCAGTCTCCTTGGTGGTACCTTTGTGGGCATCACGTACTTCCTCACACAGTTGGTTTTTGTTAATGATTTGGACATTTCTGCTCCCCAGTGGCCAATTATTGCATTTGGGGGTCTGGCTGGATTACTAGGATCAGTTGTAGACTCATACTTAGGAGCTACAATGCAATTTACTG CTCCTGGTCATCATGCTCTTTCTGCTGAGATATTCCCACTTGTCGGGCACCCCTATTGGACTGGATTCAAGACAACCTCATGA